The Rhabdothermincola salaria genomic interval ACGTGGGCACCGCCGACCACCCGCTCAACCTCGGCCGGTCGCCGGGGTCGGTCACCGTGGCCGTCGACGTGCGCCGCATCGGGGGCAACGGCCCCTGGACCCTCGACGAGTGAGCGTCCGCCGGCCTCAGACCACCTCGCGGAGGCGCCCGGTCTCGACCTCGTAGACGAAGCCGCGCACGGCATCGGTCTTCGGGACGAACGGGCTGGCCTGGATGCGGGCGATGGACTGGCGGACGTCGTCGTCGAGGTCCGAGAAGGCCTCGAGGGCGAAGCTCGGCCGCACACCGGTGTCGGCCTGGATCTGGGCCTTCACGTCGGCGTCGGTGAAGGTCAACATGCCGCAGTCGGTGTGGTGGACGAGGATGATCTCCTCGGTGCCGAGCAGGCGCTGGCTGATCGTGAGCGAGCGGATGGCGTCCTCGCTCACCACACCCCCGGCGTTGCGGATCACGTGGGCATCGCCCTCTTCGAGTCCGAGGGCCCGGGCGGGGTCGAGGCGGGCGTCCATGCACGCCAGCACGGCGACCTTCTTGGCCGGGGGCAGGGGGAGATCGCCCTTGGTGAAGCCAGTGGCGTAGCCGTCGTTGTTGGCGAGCAG includes:
- a CDS encoding beta-class carbonic anhydrase, giving the protein MPTTTDELLANNDGYATGFTKGDLPLPPAKKVAVLACMDARLDPARALGLEEGDAHVIRNAGGVVSEDAIRSLTISQRLLGTEEIILVHHTDCGMLTFTDADVKAQIQADTGVRPSFALEAFSDLDDDVRQSIARIQASPFVPKTDAVRGFVYEVETGRLREVV